The Polyodon spathula isolate WHYD16114869_AA chromosome 37, ASM1765450v1, whole genome shotgun sequence genome includes the window ATAAGGCTTTGGTAGGAAGCCCGGTATTCATCAAACATTTACAGCCTGGATTTATCCATTTAATCAGCTTGTCTGAAAATCACTTCAACGCAGTAAACGGGAACCAGTGACTTTTATATATTGCCCTAAGAAAATTTGCGAACCAAAGTCTGGGGACGAGACAAGTCCGATTGGCCCCTTGAGGCTCGTCCCATGTTAACACACCATTCACCTctccgggggggggggttcctaatttgtttgtttgttttaatgtcctCATGTTTTACATTCTACTGCTTCACATGGTAGGCTATCCCATGCATTTAtaatgtgtgtaaaaataaaacaataaaagtgcctcctaccttacatatatgtgtgtgtatatgtatatatatatatgtatatatgcataataccacagtagtgatgtcaaaatgtgataattcctctagaagaaaatacatttgaactttgacccattcgactcctcgaatttcaattcaaacacaaaatcaacaaaatgagaatacataaaaaaaaaattataataataaaaaaatgtaaatctggtacattcgtatctcggAGAAACGGATTACGACATtgaatgtctgtacagcactgaaacgctacatttaaaaaaaaaaacaaaaaaacaactataccactgaacctcgtcttctttaataacATCATCAGAAAATAACAGCTGGGCCTCTtgagtgagttacaggaaaacaatcccATCCCGGGATTCTGTGACAGTTCAGAAACTCCACCTTCAGACTCGCAATttgtgacgtcacagaaaccctaaaTGGAATTATttacctgtaactcactgaagcccatctatatatatatatatatatatatatatatatatatatatatatatatatatatatatatatatatatatatataaaataccctCATGTTCTACTCTGTGCTAAATTTCTTTCTTTGTGATAAACTAGAACAGAAGAGAACTCTGCAAGAATGTAGTAAAATGACCCTGAATGGTGTTGTAGTTTTATAGTAAACGTCTCTGCTGAGTCCTGCTCTTTGCTGATTTGGATTGATCTAGCTGTTGAATACAAGGTTGGTTTGAGCTGTGCAGGGTCGCACAGCAGTCCTTGACTTTCGATCATGAAGTGCAGGCGCGTTCCTTGGCTAGAGAAAGCTAGCTGTGCATCTAGTGAGAGAATATTTCTTTCAAGCGTGTGTTTTAGATTAGTAGCGGGGGCAGCCTGCTTCTCTGTCTTGGCTCAAAATGTAATAATTGCCCCTCAAGGGGTATTCCTGGCCGTGGTTGTATGGTTGGATCTGTCGTACATTTATTGAGATTACCAGGCCACAATGAGACTTTCCCTTTAACTACGAGAAGCCGTAGAGCTGTGTGTTCAGGCTTCAGCATAGCATAAgtgcatgtttttgtgttatctgtttctCTTTGTTGAACATGACACTATCTGGAACTTAAGCAAAATACCAAACTCTTACTTAgtcttacttaaaaaaaataaaaaataaaaaataatgtttcctCTTCCAGATTGATGGCAGTGGATTAAACCCCTACAGATCCTCACCCCTGACCCATCTCTCTCTCGCACTCTGTCTCTCTGTTGGAGGAGAATGGTCCGCAGAGCCAGCCTCATTATCTGTGGAGTCGTGCTGTTCATCGCCTGGAACGccctgctcctcctcttcctgtcgTGGCGGCCTTCCATTGGCAGCACTGGGACCGGGGGCGGGGCCGAGCCGGGAGAGGGCAGGGAGTGGGACGGGGACTTGACGCGAAACGTGGTGCAATTGGCCGAAGAAGTGGAGGCGGAGCTGGAGAAACAGAAGCTGCTCTTGCAGCAGATTCAAAGCTACCGCTCTCTGtgggagaagaagaaaaaaaacaacaacagccagATAAAAGACAAAAATCCCGTCCAATTAAACAAAAAGGACGCTGGCGCGAGGGAACCGGAGAACGCAGGATTGCAGAAAATCCCTGACGTGAAAGATATCGTCATTCCTGTGTTAGTGGTCGCCTGTGACCGCCCCACAGTGCGCCGGAGCTTGGATAAGCTGCTGTACTACCGCCCTTCCAAGGAGCTGTTCCCCATTATTGTGAGCCAGGACTGCGGGCACGAGGAGACGGCCAGGGTGATCGGCTCGTACGGGGACCAGGTGATGCACCTCCGACAGCCTGACCTCAGCGATATCCAGGTCCGGGCCGACCACAGGAAGTTCCAGGGCTATTACAAGATCTCCCGGCATTACCGCTGGGCTCTGAATCAGGTCTTCCACACCTTCAAATACCAGGTGGCCATCATTGTGGAGGATGACCTGGAGGTAATACTGTTTAACCAAGCAGCACTTCTAGTCTGCAAAGCTTGACATGCTGCAAAGTATAATTATTTCCCAGGTTTATAAGTTAGGTGTGCTAGtgctttaaagtttaaatgtgttGAGATTGTTGTCATAGGTAGTCAAGTCAAAAATGTGagctgtagtgtttatacagtaaggttatttattcaatatttatgCACGTCTCTTTCACATTAATGTTGTAGGgcatcataaaaaaaacagcactggagAGCTTGTCGTCATCCTCTTTAAATAGGCATATTCCTAAAGTTGAAATGAATTGGAATCTAATCCCTAATATAAATCACGTGTGATAAATGAACAGTAACCGTTAAGGATTTACACCTTGGCCTGTGTACACATGTTTAGTAGAAGTTCAGGAGTACAGTGTATGTGTTTTGAGGTTTATAAAAAGTGAATATGCGAATTGTAGGGCGTCTCTTGTTATTATTCCCCACTGGGAATGTCACATTTTCGCATATGTCCTCGAGAACAGCTTCTGCAATTGTCACTAAACTCTGTATTAACATTGTTCAGTTTAAGTTATTGAAGATGTGGTAGTGCTATAGTATTACAGTGGCTGCCATCTCATTGCTTAATTCAGATTCTTTACATACAGTTGATTTACGATTACTGTCTGAAGTTACCACCCTGAACGTCGGTCTCCTGCATGTTCAATACCGTCTTGTAAAAGTTGGTCACACTCAGGCTAAACTCTAAGGGCATTTGCGCTAATCTTCTTTCTGTTTGTGGTTTGCACATCCTGGGATAATCAAGGATTTTGTGCGATGTGCTAGAGTGACCCAGCTCAGAATCAAGTGTCTAGTTTAAATTCTTAACGCCTATTAGATTAACAACGTTCTCACATGCGTCGCTGACATTGCTCTGGTGctttctctctttctcgctcACGATTCAATTGAGTAGCACATGTTGACAAAGAGAGAGAGTATACAGTATCGCTTGCTCTGAGGAAGGCATCCACAGAAACATTGGTGTGCTTCACTGACCCCAGTTAGCACCACGAAGTATAGTACTGGTACAGTTGACCTACATAACCTTGAATTAACATAAGTGGAAATAATTTGGAAGCCCTGTGCTTTGTAGCTGATATTTTTAGATTGTTTCCTAAATGTTGTCGGATCTAGTGTATGCTAATTTATCTcgttttcaatatttattcacaTTACCATGCATGTATAAATGTTTCACACATGGAGGCCTTTATTGATAGGACTGATTTTCTGCTTATAGTTAAAGATTCAAGTCTGGTGTAAAGAATAGACAGCTACATTTAAATAATTCCAAACACCTAGGCAATGTAGGCTAGGCTAgccaaagtgtttttatattaagaGACCGATCCGTATAGTTATTTTAgcaaataatgcaaaaataaacacagcacagcagctgTCCACAAGATGGTGCTAGTTCTTACTATAACAGGTACTTTGTTTGATCTAGCCCTTTTAACTCGTCTGTGAACTGGAACGGCTTGTAAACGCAGTGTAGGgaaaagcatgttaaacacagCATTTGGGTAATTTCAATAAGAACTACTTGGAATGTCTGCCAACATCATAAAAGAAAAGgtgacaaaaaatacaatttgaagttACTCTTACTCTCTACCAGTTAAGCAGACGTGGTGTTGTTTAAATGCCTGGttgtaattaaacacattttatttgcaccTTCTCCCCCCAGGTCGCTCCTGATTTCTTTGAGTATTTCCGCTCACTCTTCCCCCTTCTCCTGGAGGACAAAACCCTCTGGTGCGTGTCAGCCTGGAACGACAATGGCAGGGATCAGATGATCGACCCCAAAGCCCCAGAGCTGCTCTACCGGTCAGACTTCTTCCCCGGCCTGGGCTGGATGCTGCTCAAGGAGCTCTGGGAGGAGCTGGAGCCCAAGTGGCCAGCCTCCTTCTGGGACGACTGGATAAGGCAGCCTGGGCAGCGCAAGGAGAGAGCGTGCGTTAGGCCCGAGATCTCCCGCACCATGACATTCGGCCGCAAGGGAGTCAGCATGGGCCAGTTCTACGACCAGTACCTCCACTTCATCAAACTCAACGACCAGTTTGTGCCTTTCTCTCAGCGCGAGCTGGCTTTTCTCAAGAAGGAGGCCTACGACCGGACGTTTGCGGAAAGCGTGTACACTGCCCCCGCAGTCCGGGTGGAGGAACTGCACGCAAACAAAGTGACGGTCCCAGGGCCGGTTAGGGTGCAGTATTCCACTAAGGATACTTTCAAAGCTTTCGCTAAAGCTCTGGGAATCATGGAGGATATGAAATCTGGGGTGCCTCGAGCCGGCTATCGAGGCGTGGTCAGCTTAATGTTCAGGGGCCGGCGGGTGTTTTTGGCACCCCCACCTGGATGGAAAGGGTACGACACCACCTGGAGTTAGCCCCGCCTCCTTTTACAGATTGAGTATTTTTATTCGTACTGTAGAACCACAGTGGCTGCCACCAATGCTGAATATTGGATATTGAATATTTCAACATCTTTCTTTACGGTGTAATAAGGATATACAGGAATGTCGACAAGTCAGGTCTGATTAGCTTATGGGAGCTTAGTAAAACTCGGTAATTTCCACGTTTTTCATTTTGTGAGTTTTGATAACGATTCAACAGCAGATGCGTTTTTGAACAGCAGGATCAAGCCTCACAGGAAAATGAACGTCTCAAGGAAGGAAACTTGTCTAACTTGATTCTGTACCAGTTCAAAAAAAACGAACGATGCCCAACATTGCctattttctctttctttgaaATAAGTATTTATACTTTTTTGCAATGATTCCTTCATACAATATGGTgcgtatttttttaatgtttttaattcttCACCTTTAATTTATTGTTCCAGTTTGACTAAATAAAAGTGACTCTCTAATATGATTGCACCTTGATTACTCACACAATGCTGTTTACTGTAATTTGGGAACTGTTGTGGTATTTcacgttttaattttaaatattttaaaagatctCAATTTGCGGGATTGTTTCCCTGCCTGGTCTTTATACGATGTGGTTCGATGGATTCTTCTTATATTCTGGTTAAATCGCATTTGAAACAGAATCTACTTTACAGTCCTTTGCAAAACCATTTCCTCGCCTGTTCTTGGCGCAGATTTCTCACATTTCTTCATTCtgcactgtacagctatggctacaggttttgcatcacccagaattttaggattgagatatcatttaaaataactgaacctaattttgatattttatttaacagcatgcaatcaaagaaactacaaaatgataatgcaAGTGTCTACCGCTGGCCAGAATAGTACTGCAttagtatttaatgttagattttgaaatgtttttcggTAAGTgtatggggggggtggggggactacaaagcagtatgtaattaaatacgttaacgtaacattattcagcaggtttcactcagctttatgaagcaaaatgagttaattctatagggcaatgcaaaacaattgtccatagctgtacattcaGTTCCTGTGCAGCTGGGGTTAGGCTCCCACCTACAGCAACATGAGTGAGGGTCCTGCACTCCACAAAAACAGTGTTGTGTCAGAAGCAGGTTAAGAGGACTGCCATAGACAAAGTGAAAATCAATGCATGTAGGAAACGTGTCCATCTACAACAGAGGACCGAAAAGTTTCGTGGCAACACTACAGAGAGTCCCGAAGaccactgtaataacacagtcaTCACAATCAGAGCTGTGCACTTGCAATTGCAACATGTCGCATTACAAGGTGAAGTATGTTGGCAGTTGCTGGAGCACAAGGGTTGTGTGTTTGctatgtaattactgtgtagtaGTGTAACCTTTGTTTAAGCCTTGCTATTAGCCCTTTTAAGTGCAATGTCTATGGTGAGCCTACTAAAATTAATCAAGTTAGAACCTGTTTTAAATTTGAGTTGATTTCCGTTATTACAAAATGTTAAGTTCTTACATTTTATAACCAGATTATAACCTGCAAATTTACATACTCACTGCCACTTGAAATGACATTACTTGCTGCCACTATTCACAAATGAGTGACTGTAAATTGAGGATGCAATATTCAAGTCCATTTCaagtccagttatgttttttttctaggtattctttcaattttttcttAGTATTctgataaaattatatattttaaaaatatataaatctgggtgcattttatttctgtaatccAAAGAGAAGCTGAAGAGTAGAGTGACAAAGCAAGCCCTAACCACAGTACAGTGAGGCTGTGCCAGTGCAAGTCACTCTGTGCACAGTACAGCAGGCAACGCAAGCAACAGACACTAGATTAGAGCTGTATCCATTGGGTTTCGGTTGTTCTACTTTTTTAAGCGCGGGGTGGGGGGCCTGAACATTTTGAATGAGTTTGATAATTTCttgacaaaataatttaaaatctaacaaaaataaataacagatgcAATTTGACCCTTCTGTGagtctggtttgtttgttttgtagtttgtttgttttttctccagcgaaagtgtttattttaataagcatTGGTGGCATCTAGTGGCCACCTTCTGtagatcaagttttttttttttgtattgcaggtAAGTGTTCACTAGATGGAAAGACATCAATGTCTGCACAGAGGGTGTACAGCCTCACATACCCTGATTATGATTCATGCTAACTGGGGTGAAACCCAAGCTAATAATGATGTACTTCATTGATGGTAGTTTGGAaagccaggactgggtgcagggctagtgtgagtttctaccTCTTTACATATTATGACAGTTTGTCACAAATTAATTGGAAGATTTGTGCAATGCGACAGATGAATGcagcttaaagggtacataaggacttctttattgtgttacatgttcccatgtgttgctacaactgtttacataaggtgtgtgtttaattttaattttattatatacaggatatatatatatatatatatatatggcataatATCTATCTTTACCTTTTTAGATAGATATATACCACGTCtggcaaaatgctttttttttagcCCAGGGCTGCAGTGAAAATGAGGCATAAGATTGCTGTGTGTTTGTGAGCTACCTCACTGGATACAGTGTCAGCAATCTGCTTCTAATCGTACAACAATGGAGGTCATGAGCATTTCACAGCATTGCCGCTGACCAGCATGCAACTTTAGTCTGCAGTAAATGGTCTCTGgtgaaataaaacactttaaaataacgtCCTTGGCTGTAATTGTTACCactggaaaatacatttaaaaaataaagctaatGAAGTGAAGGTTAAAACCTCATCTTGGGGCGTGCATTTCTAAAAGTCTTGCAGGATATGCAAGTTAGGCTGCCCTGTCTATTCTGTTCAACTCTTGCCTCCCATCCCCAGTTTCAGATCAGATGGCTCCAAATtcaattttcttcattttattactgTCCCTTTCCATCAGTATGTGTTAGTCTGTGTTATGTTGCTTTGGCAGTGcattcaggagctgctgttcagttcagGTTGCCTGCTTTAGCCCTATGCAATGTAGGAATTAACCTTTAGCCAGTGGTGGGTTATGTGAGGTGCTCCTgtcttgaatgttttattcctgctGCCTGATCCTCACACTTGGCACAGACACACTTGTCAATTCATTCATTGTTAATGTCAACCCCTCGCTCCTGTATTGCATTCATACAAGGTAGAGGTGATACTTCAGGGATAAGTGGTTATTGAAATAGCTTCCATGCATAACTCTCATTTATGaagtgtgctgtttattttgtatagaattgAACCCACTTCCCCCTGTtgatacatttttacaataaaagCTTTTTAATGAGGAGCTGCAGCAATTCAGTTTGTAGACTGTCATTAAACTGCATTGCAGAAACCATCAACACATTCttccagtttattttattattattgtatttacatttagaACAAATACCAtagcaatacaataataaatgcattgaCTAGCCAGGAAGCATGCAGCGAGAGAAACACTGCAGtttaaacagggaaaaaaaatcatgaagAACAAAAATCAAAAACTTCATTTGGAATTGCTGTTGGAATAATCGTTCGCTGTCCTCAGATTAATGTGTGTCTCAAGTAACAATAGCGAGTGTGGCTCTTGCAAGGAATGCCCGCGGATCCTTGAGGTAATCCAGTTACAGGACAAGCGTGCCAGTTCTACATGCTGGATTGGCCTTACCATTGTATCAGGAAACAGAATCATTCCAGGGAAACGTTGCCTTGAAGGTTTATAGTAAGTTGTTTATCCCAATGTGTCTTAAAAACAGTAGAGAGATACCTGATGGTTCAGGTCTTTGTAACAGGAAGCAGAAACTTTCAAGGGAAAGTGTACCTTGTACGTCTATGGTACGTCAATGAAGCTGTTTTCTTTACAATGTGTAGGTAGGAAGAGGCACCAACATGCTGCGTCTGCTTACGCTTCAAAAGAGGTATAATGTAAACTGTGATGGTGTGAAAATGATCAATAAGTATttattaagatttttatttttaacataaattgtaaaatatctacaggaagccataatagtaatacagtatttcatgttagattttaaaatccCACATTTTTCTGTCcagttttgttaagtatatggaaaacttccAAGCGGtctgtagttcaatatgttaacgtaacattattcagcaggtttcattcgactttatgaagcacaatttgttaattctataagggTGATCCAAAAGACCCAGCTTGGCAGTTTTGAGGTCTATCAGCTGCTGGGAACCAGACAAGCAGAGACGGGCCAAATGTCCTTCTCTCTTTCTTAAAttctcttatgttcttacacaGCTCAAGCACCATTCCTCGTggaacacacaccaccacacaagcAGAGGGTTTTCAGGTCAAGATTGAGATGCTCTCCCTCTGTTTGCTTGCAGAAACAGCAGACTGACCAACCCCCTTCAACTATCatcagcactacatttaaaaaacacacaagcacaagGATACACGGATAGGATCAatttattattacagaaaaatgcattaaaaaaaattataattcttaTAATCTCGTATCCAGGTCTCACACGTACTGTATTACATTGCAGGCTCCTTGTGTGAGTCCGTAgtcattatatacatatatatatattatatatattatatatatagatagatagatagatagatagatagatagatagatagatagatagatatggaaTATGGAACTGGTGCAAAAACTCAAAATGGGGTGCTAGTGTCAAACTTGGGGTTCAACGACGTGGTCCCCAAGAGGTTTAATGTTAAAAACCACAGTGTGGGGAGGAGGGGGTGCTCCACAAACAAGATTATGTGTTCTGTGCCTGTGATGACTGCAAATACAATTTGGAGGACTGCAATACTGATGTATTGGCAAGGGGAACTATAGTCACTGCAATCTGCTACTGACTCCAGGCTTTCGGATGCTGCTAACCTGATCTTTGTTAAATCTCTATGTTTATGTCACTTACGTTTTTGGAACAATAAGCACTTAAATGAGAAATATACAAATGTGCTCCAAAAAAGAACCACTGCCTTAGGCCGTTCATCCCCACGCCGCTGTTAAATTGTGCAACTATACTGCTAAATTGCTATCACTTATTTGCACTTGTGCAAGTGAAAACTCAGCAGGACCGAAAGTAATAGGAAACTGATTTGGGAGATAAGAGTATGATGGAATAAACAACAAGCCCTGACCACCTTGTTATTCTGTGAAACTGTCTGGACTTGCAGATTTGGTACAGAAGGATCCTCTTCGTTCTCTCAGTGGTTTTGGGAGTGTGACCCCACTCTCTCCTATCTCTGTGTGTGGACTTCTCTCTGTCCAAAccctgcccctcctcctcctcctcctctctctcgctttctctctgtGAGTACACtgcccctcctcttcctcctgtgAGTACACtgcccctcctcttcctcctgtgAGTACActgcccctcctcctctcccctctctcagtGAGAGTGCTGCCCGTGGCTATGCTCGCCCCCCTGGCTTGGCGCTAGCTGCGGTGTGGGCGTCGGTGCTTGCTGCGTGTTGCCGTGTTTTCCGCGGTGCCCCCGGACGCAGTGGGCGTTGCCGCAGCCATCCTCCTCATCCTCGCTCTCCGTCGAGCTCTCCCCAAACTCGCGACGCTTTTCATAGATACAACAGCCTGAGAGAGACAGGGGGAACAGAGTGTGGGAGACACAGGGAAGGGCAATCACTGGAACTGCCCAGTCCTCCTCGGGGTCTGTGGCAGTGAAAGCAGTTACTGCACGGGTGGCCAAAGCTGgttcttccagtcctggtttttgttccagccctgttctaaactgTTCACTGGAGCCAACTAAACCTCCACTGAGACTCTAAAGCAGTTAATGATCTCCTtgtatctgttaaacctggagaggAATGACCCTCCAGGGCCCTGATTGGCCACCCCTGGCTTAAGGGTTTAATCAATGCAAGACTGCTTCGGAAACTTTACAAGGCTTTGTTTATTATACACTGAATATTTGGACGTGCCTGCCCCTCCACTAGTCATGCTGCATTCATTAACCTCTCCCAATGACTCGGAATTTGTCTTCAAAACAGGGAACCTCCATTGACGCCTAACGGCTCTTTTCACCTGTTGAACCTAAACAACAGATACTGCCAAACGGCTGAACCCTGCAGGCGAggaccagtaggggtcgctgaaGGGCAGAATGATGACTTTGGCAATCACCAAAGTGGCACTCTGTCTGGGTTCAACAGCAAAGATCTTAGTGTCTAGGGAATTTGAACTAGTGAGCTCCGGGCGCACCACCCCATCACTCACATTTGGACGACCGTCGGCCCAGGTGCTCGTTGTCCACCGTGTCGCTCGACCACTCCACCTTCTTGTCCGTTTTCCGTTTTCTCAACTTGATGGTCAGACTGCGGCTCTCCTgggatgaaaacaaaacaagacataaAATTAGAGCTGTCTGATTCACAGCAACGAAAGCAAATCACCACGGTTTTCATCAGCCAGAGGTACGTCATGGAAACCTGACAGCTGCTCAGGCTCTTTCATACATTCCCAGACTAATGCTACCAACAGGAGCGTGTTCCATGTTGCGTCTATTGGATTTGTCCGCAGCATCTAATACTGTAGATCACCACATCTTGTTACAACAACTGGAATATGAAGCCTTTATTTCTGGTACCGCCTTAAATTGGTTTCGATCCTACCTTACTGGTCGTGGTCAATGTGTCTCAGCT containing:
- the LOC121304354 gene encoding alpha-1,3-mannosyl-glycoprotein 2-beta-N-acetylglucosaminyltransferase-like, which encodes MVRRASLIICGVVLFIAWNALLLLFLSWRPSIGSTGTGGGAEPGEGREWDGDLTRNVVQLAEEVEAELEKQKLLLQQIQSYRSLWEKKKKNNNSQIKDKNPVQLNKKDAGAREPENAGLQKIPDVKDIVIPVLVVACDRPTVRRSLDKLLYYRPSKELFPIIVSQDCGHEETARVIGSYGDQVMHLRQPDLSDIQVRADHRKFQGYYKISRHYRWALNQVFHTFKYQVAIIVEDDLEVAPDFFEYFRSLFPLLLEDKTLWCVSAWNDNGRDQMIDPKAPELLYRSDFFPGLGWMLLKELWEELEPKWPASFWDDWIRQPGQRKERACVRPEISRTMTFGRKGVSMGQFYDQYLHFIKLNDQFVPFSQRELAFLKKEAYDRTFAESVYTAPAVRVEELHANKVTVPGPVRVQYSTKDTFKAFAKALGIMEDMKSGVPRAGYRGVVSLMFRGRRVFLAPPPGWKGYDTTWS
- the LOC121304373 gene encoding E3 ubiquitin-protein ligase PPP1R11-like — protein: MMAEAAGASSEMITETVQQDTHPQQHSESRSLTIKLRKRKTDKKVEWSSDTVDNEHLGRRSSKCCCIYEKRREFGESSTESEDEEDGCGNAHCVRGHRGKHGNTQQAPTPTPQLAPSQGGEHSHGQHSH